A genomic stretch from Candidatus Omnitrophota bacterium includes:
- a CDS encoding 50S ribosomal protein L11 methyltransferase: MDGQIGLIPASTFSGYNGLFYHKGLLNDRVRTDYFRRAIKAVVPEGSVVADLGAGSGILSFFALQAGAKRVYAIENENIIKVARKVAQRNKMRRRIIFINRNSRTASLPEKVDVVVSECLSHFAVCGGMVSELAHFRDKYLKPGGIVVPRGIRMYLAPVESGKYFREVQFWRGNKYGIDFSCAQEFSNNNVYIVSLGPGNLLATARAAAEIDLLAGYPDEMLSVNTDFTASRSGRLHGLLGWFDVTLSDGICLDTLRAEGLRSWQQVFFPLDKEIRARKGERISARLSLKRADDETCFCFEWAVSGRGFSESHSTRKSFPSYSQEKCRHKTCRQQADGKERNAGLEDMVRKAEKNQGYLNIIERRLLCA; encoded by the coding sequence TTTCAGAAGGGCCATAAAGGCCGTGGTGCCTGAAGGCAGCGTTGTCGCCGACCTCGGCGCGGGCAGCGGTATCCTGTCTTTTTTTGCCTTACAGGCGGGAGCAAAGAGGGTCTATGCCATAGAAAATGAAAATATTATCAAGGTCGCCCGGAAAGTGGCGCAGCGGAATAAAATGCGCCGCAGGATAATTTTTATAAACCGGAATTCGCGGACGGCCTCTTTGCCCGAGAAAGTAGATGTGGTCGTCTCCGAATGTTTAAGCCACTTTGCCGTTTGCGGAGGTATGGTATCTGAGCTTGCGCATTTCAGGGATAAGTATTTAAAGCCCGGAGGCATTGTGGTGCCGCGCGGCATAAGAATGTATCTGGCGCCGGTTGAATCCGGGAAATATTTCAGGGAGGTCCAATTCTGGCGGGGCAATAAGTACGGCATAGATTTTTCCTGCGCGCAGGAATTTTCCAATAATAACGTTTATATCGTATCTCTGGGCCCCGGTAATCTGCTTGCCACCGCCCGCGCCGCAGCGGAGATAGACCTTCTTGCAGGGTATCCGGATGAGATGCTGTCCGTCAATACCGATTTTACGGCCTCGCGAAGCGGCCGCCTTCACGGCCTGTTGGGGTGGTTTGATGTTACGCTCAGCGATGGTATCTGCCTTGACACCCTCAGGGCCGAAGGCCTGAGGTCCTGGCAGCAGGTATTCTTTCCCCTGGATAAAGAAATACGCGCGCGTAAAGGCGAAAGGATAAGCGCGCGGCTTTCTTTAAAAAGGGCTGATGATGAGACCTGTTTTTGTTTCGAATGGGCGGTTTCCGGCAGGGGATTTTCTGAAAGCCACTCTACAAGGAAGAGCTTCCCTTCTTATTCTCAGGAGAAATGCAGGCACAAGACCTGCCGGCAGCAGGCAGACGGCAAAGAGCGCAATGCCGGATTAGAAGATATGGTAAGGAAGGCGGAGAAAAATCAGGGGTACCTTAACATAATAGAAAGGAGGTTGTTATGCGCGTAG
- a CDS encoding tetratricopeptide repeat protein, protein MRVGGVFLVLFLLGGVYCGCSFAAQPRDEFNKLISQSGQYLGQMRFEEAESSLKKALAIAEKSFGPADDATAGVLGDLGFLYLAMGRGQDAIENYQKAIEIAQGLSGGRAEVTATYYKNIGDAYLLMEQFNDAVGAFQKALSMINKGEIDNGFVRSIRESYSKALERVVKSKRSRDAMLNKKAIQKLMKQ, encoded by the coding sequence ATGCGCGTAGGGGGCGTCTTTTTAGTCCTGTTTCTTTTGGGTGGTGTTTACTGCGGTTGTTCTTTCGCGGCTCAGCCACGCGATGAATTTAATAAGCTTATCAGCCAGAGCGGCCAGTATCTGGGGCAGATGCGGTTTGAGGAAGCCGAAAGCTCGCTTAAAAAGGCGTTGGCCATCGCCGAGAAATCGTTTGGCCCTGCGGATGATGCGACCGCGGGCGTGCTCGGCGATCTGGGATTTCTCTATCTGGCGATGGGCCGCGGACAGGATGCCATAGAGAATTATCAAAAGGCGATTGAAATAGCGCAGGGTCTTTCCGGTGGCCGCGCAGAGGTAACCGCCACCTATTATAAGAATATCGGCGACGCGTATTTGCTTATGGAGCAGTTCAATGATGCCGTAGGCGCGTTTCAAAAGGCGCTGTCCATGATAAATAAAGGCGAAATAGACAACGGCTTTGTGAGGTCCATACGCGAGTCGTACAGTAAGGCATTAGAGCGTGTAGTGAAGAGCAAGAGATCCAGGGACGCGATGTTGAATAAGAAGGCGATCCAGAAGCTTATGAAGCAGTAG
- a CDS encoding GDSL-type esterase/lipase family protein yields MKRAVLAVLLGLILCELVLRGTGLLYRMYRQDAPAAATGKMFTILCVGDSFTYGVGVSRGRDYPSRLQALLDERYGGRVVRVINAGIPGENSSSLLKRLDAEMRRYRPDVVLVMTGMNNLRSFKDSNAYLFTDDKLKIAAARCEELMENLRTYKLVKNLAGALISVARRNAARKAVNNSGGKIQEAIGPINESASQLEAKGWAYYEAFDMGRARECFQDARELEPRNSHRYYCLAIEAMHGRGDYKKAAELLEQGLNYCGDYCAQLYFELWLAYHLLGDVELADSNLKKYMALSQDKGLKRTASFGLPSSKDMTLFAELLSYDVSRIVSVIHKHGAAAVIADYPHHDDSIFFYPLLSERLRAYADSHRVIFADNAARLNEIALKRQGSKDEYLHELGHCTDEGYLLIARNIYSHINGLLP; encoded by the coding sequence ATGAAAAGGGCCGTTCTTGCCGTTCTGCTGGGGCTCATATTATGCGAGCTGGTTTTAAGGGGCACCGGGTTATTGTATAGAATGTACCGCCAGGACGCTCCGGCTGCGGCCACCGGCAAGATGTTCACCATTTTATGCGTGGGGGATTCATTTACTTACGGGGTGGGCGTATCCAGGGGGAGAGATTATCCTTCACGATTACAGGCCCTCCTTGATGAGCGCTATGGCGGCCGGGTAGTCAGGGTCATTAACGCAGGGATACCGGGTGAAAACTCATCGAGCCTTCTTAAAAGGCTTGACGCCGAAATGCGCAGATACAGGCCTGATGTTGTGCTGGTTATGACCGGCATGAACAATCTACGCTCATTTAAAGACAGCAACGCCTACCTTTTTACAGATGATAAACTTAAGATCGCGGCGGCCAGGTGCGAAGAGCTTATGGAGAACCTGCGCACATATAAACTTGTGAAAAACCTAGCCGGCGCGCTGATCTCTGTTGCCAGGCGTAATGCCGCCAGGAAGGCTGTAAATAACAGCGGCGGCAAGATCCAAGAGGCCATCGGTCCCATCAATGAATCCGCCAGTCAGTTGGAGGCGAAGGGGTGGGCATACTATGAGGCCTTTGACATGGGCAGAGCCAGGGAGTGTTTTCAGGATGCCCGTGAGTTAGAGCCCCGTAATTCACACAGGTATTACTGCCTTGCTATTGAGGCGATGCACGGCAGAGGGGATTATAAGAAGGCGGCTGAGCTTCTTGAGCAGGGGTTGAATTACTGCGGTGATTACTGCGCCCAGCTTTATTTTGAATTATGGCTGGCGTATCATTTGCTTGGGGATGTTGAACTCGCTGACAGTAACCTGAAAAAATATATGGCGCTTTCACAAGATAAAGGATTGAAGCGGACAGCGTCTTTTGGCCTGCCTTCAAGCAAAGATATGACTCTTTTCGCCGAACTTCTTTCCTATGATGTCAGCCGTATTGTATCCGTTATACATAAACACGGCGCAGCGGCCGTAATCGCTGACTATCCGCATCACGATGATTCCATATTCTTTTATCCCCTGTTGAGCGAAAGGTTAAGGGCGTATGCCGATTCTCACAGGGTGATCTTCGCAGATAATGCCGCGAGGTTGAACGAGATCGCGTTAAAACGGCAGGGTTCCAAAGATGAATATCTCCATGAATTGGGGCATTGTACGGATGAGGGGTATTTATTGATCGCCAGGAATATTTATAGTCATATCAACGGTCTTCTGCCATGA
- a CDS encoding ABC transporter ATP-binding protein, which produces MRSSLNPAARTDRWLRFSGYLRRYLRMVILVISLNLLCIPFALLTPYVGNLLVDKAYAAKDLGLFLLLSLIGGGAFLANTGLAQTAKYLNQRLNRSIYADISRDLFRHLQRLSLSFFNGRSTGEHIYKMSHDTNLVAEFISSNLPQAITVVPRLLLTSAIVFYFDWKLALFALALAPVNCIHPYFFGKWRRELTRKVTDTAQNIFRILDEIFSNIRLVKAFAREKYEISRFNAGLERKVGYELKEASLYNLSDASRKVFSRAIAGIVVLFGGYRVMKGEITLGALTAVLLYLRQMMGMVTSLGDFYEMFVVGSVSAGRLADVLETQPDIKEGGVRLEKAAVKGAIEIKAASFGYIEDRNILDGLTLLIPARSKISLAGRSGCGKTTLLSLMLRLYELKEGEILLDDRDIRGIAAESLREQIGIAMQEPFLWNESVLFNIRYGRENATEAEVMDAARISEAHEFISGLRQGYETVIGEVGCRISEGQKQRIALARMLIKRPAVILLDEAMSSLDSETEDRIMRNINREFAGSTIIAVSHRLSTIKNMEHVYFLKDARTVISGRHEDLIRGCDAYRSLLASQAPESPALNL; this is translated from the coding sequence ATGAGATCTTCCCTTAATCCGGCAGCAAGAACAGACAGATGGTTGAGGTTCTCCGGATATTTGCGCAGGTATCTGCGCATGGTGATCCTTGTTATATCCCTGAACCTGCTTTGTATTCCTTTCGCCCTTTTGACCCCCTATGTCGGTAATCTTCTGGTTGATAAGGCCTATGCCGCGAAGGATCTCGGGCTTTTCCTGCTGTTGTCTTTGATAGGAGGCGGCGCGTTCCTGGCCAATACCGGACTGGCGCAGACAGCCAAATACTTAAATCAGCGTTTGAACAGGTCAATATACGCCGATATTTCCCGGGACCTGTTCAGGCATTTGCAGCGCCTGAGTTTAAGTTTTTTTAACGGCAGGTCAACGGGCGAGCACATATACAAAATGAGCCACGATACTAATTTGGTCGCGGAATTCATTTCTTCAAACCTTCCCCAGGCGATAACGGTTGTCCCGCGTCTGCTGTTGACCTCGGCGATAGTATTTTATTTTGACTGGAAACTGGCTTTATTCGCCCTGGCCCTGGCACCTGTGAATTGTATTCATCCCTATTTTTTCGGGAAATGGAGGAGGGAGCTGACGCGCAAAGTTACGGATACCGCCCAGAATATATTCAGGATACTTGATGAGATATTCAGCAACATACGGCTTGTTAAGGCGTTTGCCAGAGAAAAATACGAGATCTCCCGGTTCAACGCCGGCCTTGAGCGTAAGGTCGGCTACGAGCTTAAAGAGGCATCATTATATAATCTGAGCGACGCCTCAAGGAAGGTGTTCAGCAGGGCCATCGCGGGGATCGTGGTGCTTTTCGGCGGCTACCGGGTAATGAAGGGCGAAATAACACTGGGCGCCCTGACAGCCGTGCTGCTTTATCTAAGGCAGATGATGGGTATGGTAACGTCTTTAGGCGACTTCTATGAGATGTTTGTTGTCGGCTCTGTCTCGGCCGGGCGGCTGGCAGACGTCCTGGAAACGCAGCCGGACATTAAAGAAGGCGGAGTCCGCCTGGAAAAGGCCGCTGTTAAAGGCGCGATAGAAATAAAGGCGGCAAGTTTCGGGTATATTGAAGACAGGAATATTCTGGACGGTCTTACCCTTTTAATACCCGCCCGCTCAAAGATATCCCTGGCGGGACGTTCCGGCTGCGGCAAGACGACCCTTCTTTCATTGATGCTTCGGCTTTACGAATTGAAGGAGGGGGAGATCTTGCTTGACGACAGGGATATCAGGGGTATCGCCGCGGAATCGCTCAGGGAACAGATAGGCATAGCTATGCAGGAGCCGTTTTTGTGGAACGAATCAGTCCTTTTTAATATACGTTACGGCAGGGAAAATGCCACAGAGGCCGAGGTTATGGATGCCGCCCGCATCAGCGAGGCCCATGAATTCATCAGCGGTCTGCGGCAGGGTTATGAGACCGTGATAGGAGAGGTGGGGTGCAGGATCTCAGAGGGCCAGAAACAGAGGATAGCTTTGGCGCGGATGTTGATAAAACGGCCGGCGGTTATTCTTCTGGATGAAGCGATGTCGTCGCTGGACTCTGAAACCGAAGACAGGATCATGCGCAACATCAATAGAGAATTCGCGGGTTCCACGATCATCGCCGTTTCTCACCGGCTTTCCACCATAAAGAATATGGAGCACGTTTATTTTTTAAAAGACGCGCGCACGGTTATTTCCGGCCGTCACGAGGATTTGATCCGCGGCTGCGATGCCTACAGAAGCCTGCTTGCCAGCCAGGCACCGGAAAGCCCGGCTCTAAATTTGTGA
- a CDS encoding S24/S26 family peptidase, translated as MGEDGLLFLETSGFSMRPFVRHSDRVLVRRAGAAGLRTGDIVLYRQQGRQVCHRLVRKEGGGSGMRLYVRGDADRSRYKEPLRQEDVIGKVEGIYRQGRFIKVSGGYRGAINRLIVLLPGLILLALKARSIWRNTDEADSHF; from the coding sequence ATGGGAGAAGACGGCCTGCTTTTTTTAGAGACCAGCGGTTTCAGTATGAGGCCGTTTGTCAGGCATTCTGACAGGGTGCTTGTCAGGAGGGCCGGCGCCGCCGGGCTCAGGACAGGCGATATCGTGCTATACAGGCAGCAGGGAAGGCAGGTCTGCCATCGCCTTGTCCGCAAGGAAGGCGGCGGCTCCGGCATGCGCCTGTATGTGAGAGGCGATGCGGACAGGTCGCGATACAAGGAACCGCTGCGGCAGGAGGATGTAATAGGCAAGGTGGAGGGCATATACAGGCAGGGCCGTTTTATAAAGGTAAGCGGCGGCTATAGAGGCGCCATCAACAGGTTGATCGTATTACTTCCCGGGCTTATACTGCTGGCATTGAAGGCCAGAAGCATATGGCGGAATACAGATGAAGCCGACAGCCATTTTTAA
- a CDS encoding radical SAM protein: MKPTAIFKSMDLSITNRCNASCIYCPAPGIKDKKRYIKPREVRKIIDDLLRPSFFSRYGLLSTVEIGGLYEPLLHPDVIDILREFRHSYPVAKVMLYTNGLLLNSGISSAIVKEGLASALVVNIDGLDADDYTPVKGIPYGVVSGNLRRFISLRDKARSPCRILIRIMSYKKYCEAVNRALKRPPLALNSVDGTVRDNTAAVIRKWKPLLSAADQIKDASDEFQLRGEYEKDRGVPDVDEYALKCPWLNYVIHSINITSDGKWIICCNDFFKEGVLGDVFRSSLEDIADTKRNEFIRCLLSGKTKGLPVRCRRRQYCQFLG, from the coding sequence ATGAAGCCGACAGCCATTTTTAAAAGCATGGATTTATCCATAACCAACAGATGCAATGCATCCTGTATTTACTGCCCCGCTCCAGGGATAAAGGATAAAAAAAGATATATAAAGCCGCGCGAGGTCAGGAAAATAATAGACGACCTTTTGCGGCCTTCTTTCTTTTCGCGCTACGGCCTTTTATCCACCGTGGAGATAGGGGGATTATATGAGCCCCTTCTTCATCCCGATGTGATAGATATATTGAGGGAGTTCAGGCATAGTTATCCTGTTGCCAAAGTAATGCTGTATACTAACGGGCTTTTGCTTAACAGCGGCATAAGCTCGGCGATCGTCAAGGAGGGCCTGGCATCGGCGCTGGTCGTGAACATTGACGGCCTGGATGCCGATGACTATACGCCGGTAAAAGGCATTCCTTACGGCGTCGTGAGCGGCAACCTCAGGCGCTTTATCTCCTTAAGGGATAAGGCGCGCAGCCCATGCAGGATACTCATACGGATCATGTCATATAAAAAATACTGCGAAGCCGTCAACAGGGCTCTTAAAAGGCCGCCGCTGGCGCTTAATTCAGTTGATGGAACGGTCCGGGACAATACGGCCGCCGTTATCCGTAAATGGAAGCCGCTTTTATCCGCTGCCGACCAGATAAAGGATGCCTCGGATGAATTCCAGCTGAGGGGAGAGTATGAAAAAGACAGAGGCGTGCCGGACGTTGATGAATACGCCCTGAAATGCCCGTGGCTGAATTATGTCATTCATTCCATCAATATAACATCCGACGGTAAATGGATAATATGCTGCAATGACTTTTTCAAAGAGGGCGTGCTTGGGGACGTGTTTAGATCTTCCCTGGAGGATATCGCCGATACAAAACGAAATGAATTTATCCGGTGCCTGTTATCGGGCAAGACAAAAGGCCTGCCTGTCAGGTGCAGGCGGAGGCAGTATTGTCAGTTTCTGGGATGA
- a CDS encoding radical SAM protein, whose translation MRLYQIEFAVERKVIADIRQRQKRIPGLRQDEFKYTAFWGDGDLSAGCRECLKGTWTQVRTSSRCNLDCVFCYYHGRGQHYPGGPMPRQLYHIGGQARFFSKEDVMQVFKAQGKGRIKGVAWLFYEPLMDLEKILPVMSFLQREGYRQWLYTNGLLAGEDTLKELSDRGLDEIRFNLAATNCSLNVIKNMRAARRYFKFLCVESPVFSGFYHSFIKERRRILDTGVDHIHLAELQLFPQTLKHFKAEGPIYRYKQGYVSPIKSRQLTYDIFEAAVREKWKNVVLHDCSNETKFYRGIYSGRGAVFGDIAYYPDAGMELPKSFYADALKRYDPQALLKQE comes from the coding sequence ATGAGGTTATATCAGATTGAATTTGCCGTTGAGAGAAAGGTGATCGCGGATATACGGCAGAGGCAGAAGAGGATACCCGGCCTAAGGCAGGATGAGTTTAAATATACCGCCTTCTGGGGCGACGGAGATCTATCTGCCGGCTGCCGGGAATGCCTTAAAGGCACCTGGACGCAGGTGAGGACCAGCTCTCGCTGCAATCTGGACTGCGTGTTCTGCTACTATCACGGCCGCGGGCAGCATTATCCCGGGGGACCGATGCCGCGGCAGCTTTATCACATAGGCGGACAGGCGCGTTTTTTCTCAAAGGAAGATGTCATGCAGGTATTCAAGGCCCAGGGCAAAGGCAGGATCAAGGGCGTGGCCTGGCTTTTTTATGAGCCGTTGATGGATTTGGAGAAGATCCTTCCGGTTATGAGCTTCCTGCAGAGGGAAGGATACCGCCAATGGTTATATACCAACGGATTGCTGGCAGGGGAGGATACCCTGAAAGAATTGAGCGATCGCGGGCTTGATGAGATCAGGTTTAATCTGGCCGCGACCAACTGTTCTTTGAATGTCATTAAGAATATGAGGGCAGCCCGACGGTATTTCAAATTCCTCTGCGTTGAGTCTCCGGTGTTCAGCGGATTCTACCATAGTTTTATCAAGGAGAGGCGCAGGATACTGGATACGGGAGTGGACCATATTCATCTTGCCGAATTGCAGTTATTCCCTCAAACGCTTAAGCACTTTAAGGCGGAGGGCCCCATATACCGGTATAAACAGGGGTATGTGTCTCCCATAAAGAGCCGCCAGCTGACTTATGATATCTTTGAGGCAGCGGTGCGCGAAAAATGGAAAAATGTCGTCCTGCATGATTGCTCTAATGAGACCAAATTTTATCGCGGCATATATTCCGGCCGCGGCGCGGTATTTGGCGATATCGCTTATTACCCCGATGCCGGCATGGAGCTCCCAAAGTCATTTTACGCTGACGCGCTGAAACGATATGACCCGCAGGCGCTGTTGAAACAGGAATAA
- a CDS encoding radical SAM protein has product MSLKVILVNPIWTFENILATNLAELAGFLRSRGFGDVSIVDLNFELRPVLDPHSIVSKAVDLVGRRNPDIVGISCNTIHLPFCAEFCREYRKRHDTPIVAGGIHPTFRADEVFRLAPVDYIVRGEGEETLSELLIALKEGGAVEGIPGVSFRGRRGIVHNQPRPLIKDLNCLPEAAYDLLLPYIRQIDNQKAGWHNGQPLSIYLSASRGCPYGCLFCSANRMWQYQRRKSPERFSKEISCFLGHTRERFINIADDTLTLNRDWCLRLMRQLKGLDIKWSCLTRVDTLDRSLIEKMSDAGCVSVYHGIESASERLRALLDKKCGLSNKEILRRLREELGAGIRPECSFMTGIPTETAEEMRATIRFARQVKEIGAAVQLWIMTPYPDIPAAGHYKDCLISVDRWQRLRQADVYHKAQFYLYSAFHEKYINQNPDRKMFKPNMPLKEFFGIFMEGSRELMPAVSRAEDYIRESPAGFSLVGAGRRSAAPYFIIKQPFDGIGRQAKDILARRQGSCLLSIRFTHRPLRYRAKKRLVSFLKLLVEHKVNAVFTRPLPEDVCRLAGYKEYLKTPFKCRFCREMFTVSPENRVRFCFGKELSHIKYAPDLEDMLYVFIHYAFKRDPGNGDCVYLPKNASRARVLTRYREFLTGRQKTLIYLANRDFKRAAFSLKKMIRAGYDSWDIRYLLALTLKNSGRYNSFIADFQNARRLKANGFFTPAIFTDYVRKAGLGDHQL; this is encoded by the coding sequence ATGTCCCTGAAAGTTATTCTGGTCAATCCCATATGGACATTTGAGAACATCCTTGCCACCAACCTCGCCGAGTTGGCCGGGTTTCTGCGGTCAAGGGGGTTCGGCGATGTTTCAATAGTTGATCTGAATTTTGAATTAAGGCCAGTATTAGACCCGCATAGTATTGTCAGTAAAGCGGTAGATCTGGTAGGCAGGAGAAATCCGGACATCGTGGGGATTTCATGTAATACCATACATTTACCGTTCTGCGCTGAATTTTGCCGCGAATACAGAAAGCGGCACGATACTCCTATCGTGGCCGGCGGTATCCATCCTACATTCAGGGCGGATGAGGTGTTCCGCCTGGCCCCCGTAGATTATATAGTCCGCGGAGAAGGCGAAGAGACATTGAGCGAATTGCTCATCGCCTTAAAAGAGGGCGGGGCCGTTGAAGGCATACCGGGAGTATCTTTCAGGGGCAGGCGGGGCATTGTGCACAATCAGCCGCGCCCCTTAATAAAAGACCTGAATTGCCTGCCCGAAGCCGCCTATGATCTACTGTTGCCATATATAAGACAGATCGATAACCAGAAGGCCGGCTGGCATAACGGACAGCCCTTGAGCATATATTTAAGCGCCAGCCGCGGCTGCCCCTATGGTTGTTTGTTTTGCTCTGCTAACAGGATGTGGCAGTATCAACGCAGGAAATCGCCAGAGCGCTTCAGCAAAGAAATATCGTGTTTCCTGGGACATACACGCGAGCGTTTCATAAATATCGCAGACGACACGCTGACCCTTAACAGGGACTGGTGTTTGCGGTTAATGCGGCAGTTGAAAGGACTGGATATCAAGTGGAGTTGCCTGACACGCGTAGATACATTAGACAGGTCTTTAATCGAGAAGATGAGCGATGCCGGATGCGTGAGCGTATATCACGGTATTGAGTCGGCAAGCGAGCGGCTGAGGGCTTTGCTTGATAAAAAATGCGGGCTTTCAAATAAGGAAATTCTCAGGCGCCTGCGGGAGGAGCTCGGCGCCGGCATCAGGCCGGAGTGTTCCTTTATGACGGGCATACCCACGGAAACCGCCGAAGAGATGCGCGCCACCATCCGCTTCGCCAGGCAGGTTAAAGAGATCGGGGCAGCCGTTCAATTATGGATCATGACCCCTTATCCGGACATCCCGGCTGCCGGGCATTATAAGGACTGTCTTATCTCAGTTGACCGTTGGCAGCGCCTCAGGCAGGCAGATGTATATCACAAGGCGCAGTTCTACCTGTATTCGGCATTTCATGAAAAATATATAAACCAGAACCCGGACCGTAAAATGTTCAAACCGAATATGCCTCTGAAAGAATTTTTCGGGATTTTCATGGAGGGCTCCAGGGAATTGATGCCTGCGGTGTCCAGGGCCGAGGATTATATAAGAGAATCGCCCGCCGGATTCTCATTGGTGGGCGCGGGCCGCAGATCGGCCGCGCCTTATTTTATCATCAAGCAGCCGTTTGACGGCATCGGCCGCCAGGCCAAAGATATCCTCGCAAGAAGGCAGGGCAGCTGCCTGCTGTCCATCAGGTTTACCCATCGGCCATTGCGATATAGGGCGAAAAAGCGCCTGGTGAGTTTTTTGAAATTACTTGTGGAGCATAAAGTAAACGCGGTCTTTACAAGGCCTCTTCCTGAAGATGTCTGCCGCCTGGCCGGGTACAAGGAATACCTTAAGACCCCTTTCAAGTGCCGGTTTTGCCGGGAGATGTTCACAGTCAGCCCGGAAAACAGAGTCAGGTTTTGTTTTGGCAAAGAGCTATCGCATATTAAGTACGCGCCTGATTTAGAAGATATGCTTTATGTGTTTATCCATTACGCCTTTAAAAGAGATCCAGGCAACGGCGACTGCGTTTATCTACCGAAGAATGCCTCCCGGGCGCGTGTATTAACTCGCTATAGAGAATTCCTGACGGGCCGGCAGAAAACATTGATTTACCTGGCAAACCGTGATTTTAAACGGGCGGCATTTTCACTTAAAAAAATGATAAGGGCAGGCTATGATAGTTGGGACATCCGGTATCTGTTGGCGTTGACTTTAAAGAATTCAGGCCGATACAACAGCTTCATCGCGGATTTTCAAAATGCCCGCCGGTTAAAAGCGAATGGATTCTTTACGCCCGCTATTTTTACTGATTATGTCCGTAAGGCAGGATTAGGGGATCATCAACTATGA